From a region of the Triticum aestivum cultivar Chinese Spring chromosome 7D, IWGSC CS RefSeq v2.1, whole genome shotgun sequence genome:
- the LOC123163971 gene encoding disease resistance protein RPM1: MSGTVVSMARSMLMSAISVAASAAAAEMSLLIGVRKDIWFIRDELETMHAFLLSIEATKNKSMVLQVWAKQVRDLSYGIEDCLDEFMVHVESQSRSRQMCKMKDRHRIANQIRDLKARVEEVSNRNTRYNLITVDASSNIDGVNSYMEDIRNHSASNIDEAELVGFAKPKEELIKMVDVDSRDGLCKVICVVGMGGLGKTTLARKAYESKEDTVNNFSCCAWVTVSQSFSKIDMLKDMIRQLLGADSLKICLKELEGRAVQVDNLASYLREKLVEKRYFIVLDDLWTIDSWKWIKDIAFPSRNNKGSRIIVTTRDDGLAKECTSESLVYHLKYLQTNDATKLLLIKSRKTHQDMDNDKEMKTMVDKIVKKCGGLPLAVLTIGGMLATKKVTEWESIYKQIPLELEVNPSLEAMRRIVTLSYNHLPSHLKSCFLYLSIFPEDSEIKRRRLVERWIAEGFVRARARVSIENVGNDYFNELVNRSMIQSSSVNLEGVVKSCRVHDIVRDVMVSISRDENFVYVAEENVTSAAEETFRHVAHHGSKFQNIGMDWGHVRSLTIFSERPLESSIFSPEARMLRILDLGNAQFRVTQEDINNIGLLCHLKYVNFSNPKRYSYIYKLPRSIGKLQGLRTLDIRGSYITELPTEISKLKSLHSLRCTRNSSYEYFDLDDPKDCLLTTFCLPVLFTPLADRIDGTEVVAELHMAWSSRWSGSIGVRVPKGIGNLKELQILETVDVRRTSRKAIKELGELVQLRKLSLAMQGATKQKCKVLCDAIQKLSFLRYLVVASDSNGKIEWLHSVSSIPILLRTLGLCGCLVEIPGWFVNLLHLVKLYLLRSQIKEEGKFMEILGALPSLVHLYLGVGSYIGGKLVFKMAAFANLKKLDIWSLEQLRELMFEEGTLPQLERIEINYCRLKSGIIGIKHLASLKEISLGWDGKVARLGMLQHKVDTHPNRPVLRLKMDRSHHDLGDIVE; the protein is encoded by the exons ATGTCGGGGACGGTGGTGAGCATGGCGAGGTCGATGCTGATGAGCGCCATCAGCGTGGCcgcctctgccgctgctgctgagATGAGCCTCCTCATTGGCGTCCGCAAAGACATCTG GTTCATCAGAGACGAGCTAGAGACCATGCATGCATTCCTTTTGTCCATAGAAGCAACGAAGAACAAAAGCATGGTACTGCAGGTGTGGGCTAAGCAAGTAAGGGATCTTTCCTATGGTATTGAGGATTGTcttgatgaatttatggtgcatGTGGAAAGCCAGAGCCGGTCTCGGCAGATGTGTAAGATGAAAGACCGCCATCGGATTGCCAACCAAATCCGTGATCTCAAAGCAAGAGTTGAAGAAGTCAGCAACAGGAACACACGCTATAACTTAATCACAGTTGATGCCTCCAGCAACATTGATGGGGTGAATTCCTACATGGAAGATATTCGCAACCACTCAGCTAGCAACATTGACGAGGCAGAGCTTGTGGGATTTGCTAAGCCTAAAGAGGAGTTGATTAAGATGGTGGATGTCGACTCCAGAGATGGTCTTTGCAAGGTGATATGTGTTGTTGGCATGGGTGGTTTAGGAAAGACCACTCTTGCAAGGAAGGCATATGAAAGTAAGGAAGATACTGTTAATAATTTTTCTTGTTGTGCCTGGGTCACAGTCTCACAGTCATTTTCCAAGATAGATATGCTCAAGGACATGATTAGGCAGCTATTGGGTGCTGATTCATTGAAGATTTGCTTGAAGGAACTTGAAGGGAGGGCGGTGCAAGTAGACAATCTTGCTAGCTACCTGAGAGAAAAGCTAGTGGAGAAGAGGTACTTCATTGTTCTTGATGATCTGTGGACAATAGATTCTTGGAAGTGGATCAAAGATATTGCATTTCCTAGTAGAAACAATAAAGGTAGCCGGATAATAGTAACAACACGAGATGATGGCTTGGCTAAGGAGTGCACATCTGAATCTCTTGTCTATCACCTTAAGTACTTGCAAACAAATGATGCCACAAAATTGCTACTAATAAAGAGTAGGAAAACACATCaagacatggataatgataagGAGATGAAGACCATGGTTGACAAAATAGTAAAGAAGTGTGGTGGCCTACCGCTGGCTGTACTCACTATAGGAGGCATGCTTGCCACCAAAAAAGTAACAGAGTGGGAGAGTATCTATAAACAAATCCCCTTAGAGCTTGAGGTCAATCCTAGCCTTGAAGCAATGAGGAGGATTGTTACTTTGAGCTACAACCACTTGCCATCTCATCTCAAGTCATGTTTTTTGTATCTAAGCATCTTTCCTGAGGATTCTGAAATCAAAAGGAGACGTTTGGTGGAGAGATGGATAGCCGAGGGGTTTGTTAGAGCGAGGGCTCGGGTGAGCATTGAGAATGTGGGAAATGATTACTTTAATGAGCTTGTCAACCGTAGCATGATTCAATCTTCAAGTGTGAATTTAGAAGGAGTTGTTAAGAGTTGTCGAGTCCATGATATTGTGCGTGATGTCATGGTCTCAATTTCCAGAGATGAAAATTTTGTGTATGTGGCGGAAGAAAATGTAACTAGTGCCGCAGAAGAGACATTTCGCCATGTAGCACACCATGGTAGCAAGTTCCAGAATATTGGCATGGATTGGGGCCATGTTCGGTCATTGACCATATTTAGTGAGAGACCATTGGAATCTTCAATATTTTCACCCGAGGCAAGAATGCTCAGAATCTTGGATCTAGGGAATGCACAATTTCGAGTCACACAAGAGGATATCAATAACATAGGATTGTTGTGCCACTTAAAGTATGTGAATTTTTCTAATCCTAAAAGGTATTCATATATTTATAAACTCCCAAGGTCCATAGGAAAATTACAGGGCTTGCGTACTTTGGACATAAGAGGTAGTTATATTACAGAACTACCAACTGAGATTAGTAAGCTCAAGAGCCTGCACAGTCTCCGTTGTACCAGAAATAGTTCCTACGAATACTTTGACCTGGATGACCCCAAGGACTGTTTGCTGACCACATTTTGTCTGCCAGTGCTGTTCACACCTTTGGCTGATCGTATTGACGGCACTGAGGTAGTTGCGGAGCTCCACATGGCATGGTCTAGCCGTTGGTCCGGGTCAATAGGTGTGAGGGTGCCAAAAGGAATTGGCAACCTAAAAGAGCTACAAATACTAGAGACCGTGGACGTCAGACGAACTAGTCGCAAAGCAATTAAAgagcttggtgagcttgtgcaacTGAGAAAACTAAGCTTGGCAATGCAGGGGGCCACCAAGCAAAAATGCAAGGTACTTTGTGATGCCATTCAGAAGCTCAGTTTCCTCCGCTATCTTGTTGTGGCAAGTGACTCAAATGGAAAAATCGAGTGGCTGCACTCCGTTTCCTCTATTCCTATCCTGCTGAGAACCCTGGGCTTGTGTGGATGCCTTGTAGAGATTCCTGGCTGGTTTGTGAATCTGTTGCATTTGGTCAAGCTTTACTTACTGCGGAGCCAAATAAAGGAAGAAGGTAAATTCATGGAAATACTAGGTGCACTGCCAAGCCTCGTTCACCTTTATCTTGGAGTTGGCTCTTATATAGGGGGGAAGTTAGTGTTCAAAATGGCAGCATTCGCAAATCTCAAGAAACTTGATATTTGGAGTCTGGAGCAACTGAGAGAGTTGATGTTCGAGGAGGGCACCTTGCCCCAGTTAGAAAGGATAGAAATCAACTACTGCCGATTGAAATCAGGGATCATTGGTATCAAGCACCTTGCAAGCCTCAAGGAGATTTCACTTGGTTGGGATGGTAAAGTGGCAAGGCTTGGTATGCTGCAACATAAAGTGGATACACACCCCAACCGTCCTGTCCTGCGACTCAAGATGGACCGGAGCCACCACGACCTTGGCGACATCGTCGAATGA